From the genome of Trachemys scripta elegans isolate TJP31775 chromosome 2, CAS_Tse_1.0, whole genome shotgun sequence:
GTGAGCAAAAAATCACCCCTCTGCATGACGTAGCTTACGCTGAGCTAACgcggtgtctacaccgtgctatgtcagcgggagagcttcgcCCGCGGACTTACtttctgcctcttggggaggtggagtactgaagtcaatgggagagcgctctacCATTGACTTATTGTGTCTTCACCAGTCCCGCTAAATTGATGCcgctgcatcgatcacagcagtACTGATTTAGCGTGCCAGTGTAGAGAAgcctttgtatttagctgtgacactcagtaCCTTTCCTaaacatgaagaagagctctgtatagctcaagagcttgtctctctcaccaacagaagtgagtctaataaaagatattacctcacccacttgtctctcaGACATCAAAAGAGCAGTTTACAGTCTTGTCTTCAAACTCCATACAATAAAACATATTGAACTCAGTGTAGTTATGTTGAGAGTGAAGGGCTGAATCAACCCTGCTTAAATTTGAATCTGTACATTCAATATTTCAAATGTGATGTTCGACCCATCTATTGGAGCATAAATGTTAACTGGaagccttttgtttttgtttcagaagtATAAAGAGTGACAGAGTTATGCCAGAGGAAATAGCTTGTTATTATAAACAGTATGTTAAAGTCATGGGCCTCCAGAAGAACTTCAGAGACAATGCTTACGTAACATCTGTTTCAAGACTTTACCGAGAACAGGATGATGAAGATGAAAGCCAAGTGAGTGAAGATATTTCAACACAGAATTTGCAAATGGAAAAGGAAGATGTACAAACATCATTGATCAAGAGAAACTGGGAAGTCAGAGGTTATCAGAGAACAACAGATGGCTCTCAGGTGCCCTTCTGCCTCTTTGCTGAGAATGTGGCTCTTGCGACTGGAACTTTTGATTCTCCTGGCCGACTACAGGTTGAAGGAGAAGAATTTCCCTTTGTGTTTCATTCCATGTCTGACTTTGGAGCTGCCATCAGCAAAGGAAAACTACGTGGGAAAGTAGACCCTGTCTTAATCGTGGGTGCTGGACTCTCAGCAGCTGATGCAGTACTGTGTGCTTACAACAATAACATCCCTGTAATTCATGTGTTTCGTAGAAGGGTTACTGATCCAAGTTTAATTTTCAAACAGCTGCCTAAAAAGCTTTATCCTGAATACCATAAGGTCTATCATATGATGTGTACTCAGTCACACGCTGTGGACTCTAATCTGCATTCTGCTTACACCAGTTTTCCTGAACACCGTGTACTTTCCTTCAAGCCAGACATGAAATGTGTCCTACAGAGTGCCTCTGGATTGAAGAAAATCTTCAAGTTCTCCGTAGCCTTAGTACTGATAGGTTCTCACCCTAATTTGTTCTTTCTAAAGGACCACGGTCAGGGGATAGGTCATAACCCAAACCAGCCAATCACATGCAAGGGTAATCCTATTGAGATTGATCCATATACTTACGAGTGCACTAAGGAAGCCAATCTTTTTGCATTAGGCCCGCTGGTTGGAGACAATTTTGTACGTTTTTTAAAAGGAGGTGCACTGAGTATTGCACGATGTTTGGCTACAAGACAAAAGAAGAAACATCAACTAATTGTTGAAAGAGGCGGGGGTGGAGATGGTGTCCCCTAAAACATGCAGTCATATAAACGTTCATATATGGAATTACAGGCATACTCTAACAAGCAACTCAGTGACAGCTAAATTCATTAGTAGCCTCTTCTTTGTTACGTATACAAGTCATGCTTGTATTGCCTGGTAGAGGATGCTGACACTACATTACTTCACCCTTTTCAAAAGACAGAAATGTGGTCTGCTGTTTTAAGTGCTCTGTTCCACAACTGGAATTTCTTCCAGATAGACAGCAAATGAGACTAACTTACATTGACTTGCCTCTGGTCTCTTGCTCAAATGAAAGAGCACACTTACTCTCTGGAAAGAGAATGTCTTTGCCGGAGCGCTGGATTTTATTCTTAGTATTTCACCACACAAAATATACTTATTGTGAAAGTATAAATCTAAGTTACATTGTAAGAGCAGAAAGCTTTCCTTGTGATGATCTTTGGTCTCAAAGCAAGTGTGCGTATTTTGAACAAGGATTATATTTATTTTGCCATAGTAATACTGgcatttttataaatgtttatttatCCCTTAGTAAAACAGTCTTTACAATAAAGAAAGAGGATTTCTATAAGCAGAAAAAATTGGCTTAACAGTTAAACCAGATCCATCATAATTTGGTACTGGGATAAAAGAGAGAACAGCATTCCTTTAAGCGTAACTGCTAATTTGACAATCACTAATGTTTTTGTCAAGCGTATGCCTACACTTCCATAAGTGCATAAGGACCATAATATAGGGATTTTATAGAGATCTGTTCTCTATTACACTGCTATGTAACTTTCCAAGAATATTCTGGTTTACAGTAAAATAATAAAGTGCTGATGTAAGTGCTCTTATGAGAGTGTCAATATAGTGAATACCTAatgtacttttgaaaaaaaaatctatttaaaaaggaaatattgttGAGAAGTAACTGTAAAACTTGTAAACAATTTTTCTCACAATCCCACTAAAGAAGACTGATGGGATCTCTTATCTGGTGGAGATGGGGGCAGACACGCCCATCTTCCCTTACTAAATCCAAGCACTGGCTCCTGCTCTTTTCTAAGGTAATGCTTAACATTACTACTAGGATGTCTCTAACCActcatatttcttttttaaaagccatgGTCTAAAACTGTCACCATACAAAATGACTGAGCCTGTAGAGACATGTTCTTGCTAACCCATCATTCTCTGCTTATGGGAGTGACAAGGATGCAAACTCAAGATTGTAAATCGGCACATTCTAAATTTCACACCTCTGGTCTCTAAGGTGACACCTAGAGTCTCAAGCCCAAGTATTTAGATAAATAAACTACTATAGACACTACCAAATGTTATTCATTATAGCTGGGACAAACAATAAATTGAAAGTTTCTAAATAATAATTTTCAGAGCTAGTTAAGTACTCATGTGTACCCCCTTTGGATAGATGTTCAGTTTTAGTTTAATCCATTACCAGGCACTTTAACTCATATCTAATGTGGTAGAAGACATGTTGTCTAATTCAGTTCATTAATGTCTGCTCTTAAGTGTACTGTGGAGTATATAATGGTAGTTTTGGATTAAAAAGGCCTTTATGTACATTAATAAAATGAAGCTCAAACCCCCAAAAGATCACAATGATGGACAAGATATAAGAACCTGAACACAATACTGAAAAGAAGAGCCTTCATAACTTATACTTAGAGACCGTGCATAATTGGTAATACACATATTCTTTTATCTCAACCACGTGACTCTTGAGTTGCATTAATTCAGTAATAGGCACAAATAGATGGGATAGTGCTCAGTCTGTCTGTGCCTACTAATAATCTTGGGGCTTGAGCCTGCAAACATTTAGGCTTGTTAGTATAGTTATGTAGGATCTGGAATTTTGCGTAAGGGAAGTGGGGGAAGCATTAAGGCACAGGCATTCAACTATAGTATTTTCAATTGAAGGCTAAGGAATCTACAATTTAGAAACCTAGTTGTgttcagtaactcctcacttaaagtcgtccctgttaacgttgttatgttgctgatcaattagggaacatgctcgtttaaagttgtgcaatgctcccttataataacgttgtttggcagccacctgctttgttcactgcttgcaggaagagcagcccgttgcagctagctggtgggggcttggaaccagggtggaccagcagccccctatccGCTCCCAgctccctaagttccctgtgtggcagccgcccagcaggctagcaattgcaggcagttcagctatccctcccccaactgccatgtgctgcacctgctctctgccttggaggtgctcctgggagcctcctgcttgctgtgcagggggcgggtaagaagggggctaatgtcagggtgccccctccccactgcttctgCCCCCCGCTTACCTCATCTCtatagagcgggggggggggggacatgacagggctcaggacggagggagcttgctggcagcagctgctgtctcaacttgctggcctacttaaaaaggcaatgtacttagagtccGCGTACTtgaaggggcaatgcgcatctctcacACActgggtgtgtgtctctgtctgccatgctgtctcccctccctccatttgcgCTGCCTTGTAGAgcatgaggctacattaacaaccatgtgttaacccttgagggctcagctgagtgctagttcagcATTTAGCAGGAAGGCtaattccctgggaaatattccatcCTCTGACTTTACCACCTCAACCAAGTGTCACAATCATCATTGTGGTGTACagaaatttccctggaacctaacatctcctatttacattaattcttatgggggaaattggattcacttaacatcgttttgcttaaagtcacatttttcaggaacataactacaacattaaacgaggagttactgtagattacaaacaagcaatttataaaatcagtttaatagcataaataataatgtgaataaaacaaggcaaaaattttaaataattgcttTTGTTCCCAGTCATGCCCCCATGATTTGAATTTAGCCATTTCTTGTTTTATTAGTATTTACATAAACTAAGAGCTATGTGAAtaattggtgttttttttttttttgcataaaccAAACATGGAGTAGACAAGTATAATCTTCCCCCATCATTTTAGCAGGACTTAGGTATAAATTTTAAACTATAGTATACACAATTCATAGTTATCTAATTACGAGATTTTGATTTTATTACATAAGTCGCATATATTAGATATGTGCTAAAGATTTTATTAAAGGACCTAATTGCGCTTGTAACAAACTTGCAATATTTTTGCATGGTGGCGAGGCATATCCAAAATTGGAGGTGTTTCAGACATTTATGGTAGATAACTCACAAAATAATATTACCGATTATAAAAAGCATTTCCATCTTTCATGCACAAATTTGAGTGTTCACGTACTTCTAGTTTAATAATGAAATGGGACAAAGGGACTGACttacaaaagcaaaaaaatgtaGAAGATAAAGACTAGTCCCATCTTTAACTGCAGCAGCGACTTAGGTATTATAAACACACAACATGATGACAAGAGTTAATTGCACAGCTTTTTACTGAGGGTCTTATATTGCTGTCCATTGCTCTAGTTTTGCAGCACCTCCCAAAGAGTTAACAGTGATCTCTTCCATTCCTGCCAGTGTTCCTAGGCATTCAACTAAGTTTTGAGTGTAGGTCAGTGGGCTGGACAGAGCATTAGTTTTCAGTATGCATGTCTAGAATTTGAAGAATAAATGTTAGCTAACCAGTATGTAAATCAGCCTTTTTACTGATTGAAGCAGTACTGAGAAATCTTCCTTTTATGCTAGGAGCTGCTAGGTTTATATTTGCAACTGATTTTTATTCACCTGATGAAAAAACTGTTAACTGTCAATTATACAGACTAATCTTTGGTGTTTTCAGAAGACCTGGACTTATTTTACAAATTGATAATTAAATTACAGTTAACTAGGGTAGCACTAACCTGAATTGGGTAACAAtgcaatttatatttttatggtTGCCTTTGGTTCAGAAATAGGTTATAATCCAAAGCAATACTGGCTATATCTTCAGGCTAAATTATAGcaagaggtttttaaaataatttgatctCTGCAAGTGTCTTGGAGTTAAACCTCAGAACTGGCATATCAGACCTTATTAATGGTGCACTTAGTATGTGACTGTTTAACAGTGGTAATTGTTTAAAGAAAGGCACTTGTGTAATAATAAACCATGGGGAGAGTTTCTTTTGGGGTCTAGCAGATTGGCTTATAACTTGAAACCTGAGGTCTGACAGGTGGCTAAAGCTTTTATACTAGTGAGTAACTGCAGAATTCTTTATTCAGATACACCATCTAAACTTCTCTTGAATTTTACCAAGGTGTTCACCTAAGgcactgagttccacaggttggtgTGTTACATTATAAATGTCGTGTGCCCACTAATCCTGACTGAATTGCACCCTCTTTCGCTACAGACCCAGAAGCAGTTCATGTGCTTTGAAGGGAATGCTGGACCTACTCACCTGGCAACCCACCAGAAGAGTTCATCTGAAGTTGTAGAAAATTTAAATCCTAAATGTAATCATTCAACCCAGTTTTGAGATTAGGTTTTTTTAGACCTATCACCTCAAGGGGCAGGAAATGGAATTGATTTATTGGGAACCTGCTCTAAGATAAGTAAACTGAATACAGCTGGATAGGATGATTTAGTGTAATCATAACTGGAAGAAATAAAATTGGCATTCTTCTGGATAATCTTCACTGATGGCAAGCAATGAGCAGTGAGGAACAATAGGGAGAGAAAGTAGGAAAGATGACCCTATGACACTGGAGGGTTTAAATTGGGACCAGAGACTGGAGTATCGCCCTCCTGAAGGAAGTCTCTGCTGATGTTTGCAAACTGAGTTTGTAGATCTGGCAAAAGTGGAGAGAAGACCGTACTGCAGCCTTATATCTCTCTCCCTACTAAGGCTGAAGTTCTGACCAGCATGTTGCCATGCTCCATGACAAATAAGCCTAGATGTCTTTGGATATTGCATTTCTGGAAGCCTTGCATTGTCTATGTAACAGTGAATCCATCAGGTTCCTGAAGCTGCAGAAGACTTGTTAAACTTTGTGGAAGAGTTTCTCGGTACTACTTCGAATCTTGCTGACAAGTATGGTGTGCTGTTTCCACCCTTGTGGCTGTTTTTGAACTGAGCTGACAAATGGGAGCACATTACCTCAACTGGGGAGAGAAGGAGCATTTACTTTTGTAATAAAACTGGGAGACGGTTTAAGAACGGTTTTGCCTTCCTGAAAGAAGTGTCTTGCTTGAGAGAGCTATACTATCAAGGACTCTAAAGTGATGGCAACTGAAACATGTTTTGACAGAGAAAGCAAGGCTTTGTTGACATTAGCATTCAAATGGAGCCCAAGTAAGGGTGTTGAAGATGCCATTCTGGTCCTTGCAGGAGAAAGTGTGAGAAGGGCTTTAAGAGGTTTGGCAAGTTTGAGGGTGATAGAGGCCAAGGAAGATCTGGATTTAAAACAGAGGGGAGAAAGTTTCACCTTCGAGGAGTTGAGACCTATGGACAGATCCTCATGCAACAGTTGATTAGTAACCAGCATCCCTagggttattttttatttctccccTTAGAAAAATTTCTTACAGTGCCAAGAATGCTTGGGTCATAGATTTCTTTCTAGATGAGTGCAATGTAAAGAGAATTTGTCTAAAATATCTCAAGTCAGATAACAGCTTAGAAACAGAGGGAGAAATATTAAGTCCAGGTCAGAGAGGAAGGGGTGAGACCAAAAAGGAGGGCTATCATAGCTGACATATGCTACTAGAATCACtgtcccattcccccaccccctttatttTTGTACTGTGTTGTGTCTTGGAGGAATGTGGAAAATGCACAGCAAAGATTGTGGCTACTGATGTGACAGAATATGCATCCCAGGGGAATCTGAGTTCTCCCTGGAAAAAATATTAATCCCTTTAGCTTtttgtcagcttgcagacaggtCTGCCTGGGGCTGCCCTAGCTCTGTCTGGAGTAGAAGACCCACACAAGTATGTTTACACTTGGGAATAGTTCCCTTGACATGTGCTTTAACATGAAGCACCTGCAGATGTGTTTGACTAGGGCCTATACATTATGTACTTTTGATTTGTGTTAGTAGGGCTTACTGAGATTAGAGAAATAGCGGTGAAGTGGGTTTTGAAAAGATTCCTAGTGCCTGTGATGACTTTTAACACAATTGGTCCCAATAAATAGGTAAGCAGGTTTTGGTTCTTTGTATTGTTTCAAACTCATTGATACAACACTTTTTCCTACTGGAACAGAACAAAtgaagaaagtttaaaaatgGATATTTGAGGTGATCTGATTTCATTgaagttttgtttaaaatgaatattttcattataaaacagTACAGTAACTTCACTCATGAATTTGGTACATGACAATACTGAAAAGCTCAGGTTCTCCTCAGCTTTGAAGACACCAACTTTGAAAATTCTAAGTAGCTTTGGAAACAGCAGCATGCTGATTATTTTGTTTAACAATTTAAGAGAAGTGAAGGGTTTATGTTAGATCTCTCATTCAGTGGGTGGGGCGAAGGCCTAAGAGCCAGACACTTAGGGTATAATGTATTCATAGCAGCTCATCCAGTGCTCTCACAAGAGTAGCAGTTGACTATTGCCGACTTAAAGTTATATATTGAATCTAGATCAAGCCTGTTATGAAAAAGCAGTATCtgggtatttaaaaaaacctctgacTACTTGacatgtaaaaataaatgtatgtttgATAGCTATAACCTACATTGATCATTTCAAAGTGGCAGTAACCATCTTGCTAACACATGGAACCTCATTTTCTGACTCTGAATAAGTTGGGCACAGTTTTCTTTAACAgtaatcaaaaaaaaaaaccacacgtGTGAACACTGCTGCCATCCACAGACCTAAGTTTCTTCGACTACATCTAATACTGTGCATCATGTGAATAAAAAGTTAACCAGACCTGTTAACCACAAGTCGAATCATAGCTAGCAGGTTCTAGACCGGCTTTCCTTCACCTGGTGTGGAGAGAGATTTTATTCTGAGCACACTAACAACAATGCTGTTTACCAGTTGGATAACATAGTTGTCAGAATAAAATCCCTGTCTCTAGTGGCAGGAAAGTTTTAGAATTCTGCCATCCACAACCATACTGTGGCTACTATTTCAAACCTAATAAGGGCAGAGTCAtagataacatttaaaataaaaccctgcATCCCATTAAAAGAGGCTTATAAAGTTTCACTTTAAATAACAGAGCCAGTTCTGTTGCAGAAATGCAAACAGGTGCTCAAGTTAAGTCACCTTAAGATTAAAGGGTTGTTTTAAACCACTGTAGGTAGTTTACAGTGTTATTAGAGCCATAagagggatgggggtgaggtaatctctttcaccaacaaaagttggtccaataagagagattGCTGCCCCCACCATGTCTGTTTTATGTAGTTTGTGTTTGTGCTTTGAGCCCTATTGTACAGCAAATTATTACTGTTACACAAAGAGCTAAACAAATTAACTGGGTCTTTTTTCAGAACAAAGAGTAATAGCAGAAGTGTAACTCAAACAGACAGAAGAAGGCTTGAAGTGAAGCCTTAAATATCTATAATGTTGTACTATAGCACTGCTTTGAAGCAAAGGAGTTTGAAGTCTTGAAACCAGAAATGTGGACTCTAGAAATGCCAAAACAACATAAAACTGATTctgttttcctttaataaaaGCAGGACTTAAAACAATTATTACAACAAGAGAATTTAAACCTCCTGTATATATTGTACACTGGAACCAGCAACCATGGTCTCAAGATGATTTTGCTGTAGGTTCATTATAAATTCAAGAGAATTTATCTTCTCCTTTTCACATTAGGATCATATCTGcagtaaaagggaaaaaatgttatAAGTAAACGGATACCAACTATTTTTTTCAGATATTCAAAGCTAAATGTTTGATTTAAACAGTTAAAAATTGACATTTCCTTTTCTGATGAGGGCGAGGGTAGGAGCACACTCTACTTCCACCTAAGTCAATAGATGTTGAGGGTGTTCAGTCTCTTGCAGCACTGTGTTTTTTATTGCCAGTAAAATAAAAAGGGTTACACCTGGACTGTGTGCCATTTCTAGAATTTGTGAGTGGTTTTGGTTAAAAATAACTTGGTAACTTACTACCTTCTGGGAGTTTTAGATGCTTTAATATTGCAATCAAATGAAAATCTGTAGACATATTTCACCATGAAAGCTGCTATTTCTTGCTGCAAGAATTTTCACAGGCTAATACTGAAAGGACTTCCTCTCAATAACAATGAAGTTACCGATAATGACCATGTCATATGCTACAACTCAGTTCACAGAAGCATTTACCAATTCCTTCCACTTCTCCTCCCACACTTGattcttctccagctcctacctACCGCTTGATCTTTTAATGAACTTTTTTGATAGGGTACAAAATGATTAACTAGTGCCCAGGAATGTGTTTATACTTTGAATTCAAACCTTGTCCTTTTTTCTCTCCAggcctgcctcccacccccagcccaaaaCACGAacaaaaaacttcacttctttgCTTCTAACCTGCTTTGTTTTCACAGATGAATAGGTTACAGTCACAACCGAGTGATCAGGCAGTTTTACTTCCCCTAAATCTGATTCCATTTACtaagctttcttctttctctctctcagacagGAAAATGTCTCAACTTGTGAGCCAATTTACATCACCACTTAACTAGAAATGTATTACGGGTCACTGCTGTTCCTAGGCAACTCATTTATcctttttgggggcgggggggggaggggggagtggggaatgAATTGTGAATAACTATCACAGGCTGCATGCTGTTAATACACTCAGAATTTGGAAAGGCTCCTTACATGTTTGAATATGCTATAATATTTATACTGCAAATCACTAGTTCAGCTGGTGAATTAAAAATGTGTTCTGTAATAGCatacaggattttattttatttttttaacgaaatcacattttgtttaaattacacATAACATGCAATTCAAGTCCCACAGCTACTACTAGTTCCCTCAGATAGGGAAACGAAAGATACAGCATATACTTTTTGGCTGACTGGAGCAGGATGTTTGGCTATTTCTGCACTACaaagc
Proteins encoded in this window:
- the OSGIN2 gene encoding oxidative stress-induced growth inhibitor 2; protein product: MPVWCCRCSLARHFRNYSGPESEGQLLSSLVQHFGDNLGRKDKRMPLLEETTLTGDPLLTVPIVIIGNGPSGICLSYMLSGYRPYLSPEAVHPNPILHSKLEEARHLSIVDQDLEYLSESLEGRSSNPVAVLFDTLLHPDADFGYDYPPVLHWKLEQHHYIPHIVLGKGPPGGAWHTMEDSMLTISFGDWMELPGLKFKDWAASKRRSIKSDRVMPEEIACYYKQYVKVMGLQKNFRDNAYVTSVSRLYREQDDEDESQVSEDISTQNLQMEKEDVQTSLIKRNWEVRGYQRTTDGSQVPFCLFAENVALATGTFDSPGRLQVEGEEFPFVFHSMSDFGAAISKGKLRGKVDPVLIVGAGLSAADAVLCAYNNNIPVIHVFRRRVTDPSLIFKQLPKKLYPEYHKVYHMMCTQSHAVDSNLHSAYTSFPEHRVLSFKPDMKCVLQSASGLKKIFKFSVALVLIGSHPNLFFLKDHGQGIGHNPNQPITCKGNPIEIDPYTYECTKEANLFALGPLVGDNFVRFLKGGALSIARCLATRQKKKHQLIVERGGGGDGVP